TGATTATTATGGCAGATTCTTAAGTGTAAGCCTTATACCAGAAGATATAAATATAATCATGATGACGCCTGATGTAAGACGTAGATTTTTCGATGGTATTATTTCCAAGATTGATAAAGAGTATTTAATAAATCTTAAAAATTTTAAAAAGATATTATCCTCAAGAAATACTCTGTTAAAGCACAAAAAGCAGGGAATGAGTTTAAATTATGATGAACTGGATGTGTGGGATACTTTATTTGCAGATAAAGCTAATTATATTATAAAAAGAAGAATAGAGTTTTTAACCAGATATAAGGAATCATTCAAACAGGCTTACATAGATATATGTAAGGATGATGAACATCCAAATATCGAATATTTAAATACATTGAATTCAATTGATAAGGATGATATAATTAATGAGTTGTTAAGGAATAGAAAGAGAGATATTTCTATAGGATCCAGCAGTTTGGGACCTCAGAGGGATGATTATTGTTTAATTAACAGGAGAGGAGTCAAATTTAAGAACTTTGCATCTCAAGGACAGAAAAGAACTGCAACAATATCCCTAAAGATTGCTGAATATAAATTTATTGAAAGCGAAACAGGGAAGAGATCAATAATACTAATTGATGATATATTTTCAGAACTTGACGAAGAAAGAA
Above is a window of Spirochaetota bacterium DNA encoding:
- the recF gene encoding DNA replication and repair protein RecF (All proteins in this family for which functions are known are DNA-binding proteins that assist the filamentation of RecA onto DNA for the initiation of recombination or recombinational repair.) yields the protein MYIRRLRTKNFRNYSELELEFYSGFNYIIGPNAVGKTNIIEAISITSNSRSFRGVIDSDLIKWGETSYYCCSEVENNENSMFEIGCAIINNRLKKRAKIDGISINRTSDYYGRFLSVSLIPEDINIIMMTPDVRRRFFDGIISKIDKEYLINLKNFKKILSSRNTLLKHKKQGMSLNYDELDVWDTLFADKANYIIKRRIEFLTRYKESFKQAYIDICKDDEHPNIEYLNTLNSIDKDDIINELLRNRKRDISIGSSSLGPQRDDYCLINRRGVKFKNFASQGQKRTATISLKIAEYKFIESETGKRSIILIDDIFSELDEERKKNMIKTFKDNEQVIVTMVENREIFKSDNYKVFQINSGGIVTEQ